TGTACTTTGTGATTTCACCTGCAAAAAAACTGAATGAAAAAAAAGTAAACTTAACTCGCAAACATACCCAACCTGAGCTACTGACACAGGCCAGACAATTAATACCAGTATTAAAACAGCTGGCTCCGCATGATATCGCCGAATTAATGGGTATTTCGGACAAACTTGCAGTGCAGAATGCCGAGCGTTTTAATGACTGGCAGCCTCCTTTTACTCTAGAAAATGCAAAACAAGCAGTATATTTGTTTAATGGTGATGTTTATGAAGGCCTTGATGCCACTACATTATCCCCTGAAGCTTTAAATTATATACAACTACATCTAGGTATACTTTCCGGTTTGTATGGTTTATTAAAGCCTCTGGATCTAATTCAGCCTTATCGGCTGGAAATGGGCACCAAACTGGCAAATGAACACGGTAAGGATTTATATGCATTCTGGGGAAACACTATTACCCATACAGTAGAAAAAAATATGCAGGCTGCTCACGACAAAGTATTAATTAATCTGGCGTCACAGGAGTATTCCAAAGCCATTCAGCCATCAAAATTATCTGCACCTGTAATTACACCCGTTTTCAAAGACCAGAAAAACGGTACCTATAAAATAATCAGCTTTTATGCCAAGCGTGCACGGGGTTTATTTGTGCGCTATGCTGCCCAAAACGAACTGAGTGAACCAGAGCAACTTAAAAATTTCGATTGTGAAGGCTACTATTTCGACAAAGCATCATCTACAGATAAAGAATGGATATTCCTACGGGATGAAATACATCACTTATAAAATTTAATTAAAAATAAAAATAATGATTTAGAAGATAACAGTAAATTATTAAGATAAAAAAACTTGGCAAATGCGCATTTATCGTCTAATATGCGCATCTTCAAAGACGGAAGCGTGGCAGAGCGGTTTAATGCAACGGTCTTGAAAACCGTCGAGGGTTGATAGCCCTCCGTGAGTTCGAATCTCACCGCTTCCGCCAAATAATAAATATAATAAACTCGTTACTAAGAATCTTTTAGCCTATTTAACTACTGTAAAGCCAAAACTAAACGAGCGTTGTCGTTACAAGAAATTATGGCAACAGTTCGATTTATACAGGC
This portion of the Snodgrassella alvi genome encodes:
- the yaaA gene encoding peroxide stress protein YaaA, which codes for MYFVISPAKKLNEKKVNLTRKHTQPELLTQARQLIPVLKQLAPHDIAELMGISDKLAVQNAERFNDWQPPFTLENAKQAVYLFNGDVYEGLDATTLSPEALNYIQLHLGILSGLYGLLKPLDLIQPYRLEMGTKLANEHGKDLYAFWGNTITHTVEKNMQAAHDKVLINLASQEYSKAIQPSKLSAPVITPVFKDQKNGTYKIISFYAKRARGLFVRYAAQNELSEPEQLKNFDCEGYYFDKASSTDKEWIFLRDEIHHL